A part of Scytonema millei VB511283 genomic DNA contains:
- a CDS encoding helix-turn-helix transcriptional regulator, translating into MESLTEVEFDEWCHETLVKEETYCDRHGFDVISRRQHGFGEHYTRLVEFHSGLELEIWEGNFYHDESVLGQHDELMPLVSKFYLSGNHHVLTPGIKEISDDYVESGGQHYLLYLPDINEIEQWSAGDRVKQIRIQFPLDWLQVYCKELDSLPIPLRSLLDRPNPPRFHRSGGGITPTMLRVLKQIDDAPYSGAIERIYLESKVLELLALQFNQLAENERAIHPLSSLKPVEIDRVYQARDILIGHLDNPPSLLDLARMVGLGDRKLRRGFREIFGITVFGYLHDYRMEQARLLLCVNKMRVADAAQTVGYSH; encoded by the coding sequence ATGGAGTCACTGACTGAAGTAGAATTTGACGAATGGTGTCATGAAACTCTGGTAAAAGAGGAAACTTACTGCGATCGCCATGGATTCGATGTCATTTCCAGGCGACAACATGGCTTTGGCGAACATTACACTCGATTGGTGGAATTCCACTCTGGACTGGAACTAGAAATTTGGGAAGGCAACTTTTACCACGATGAGAGCGTATTGGGGCAACATGATGAGTTGATGCCTTTGGTGTCGAAGTTTTATCTGTCGGGCAATCATCACGTTCTTACCCCAGGAATTAAAGAGATTTCAGACGATTATGTTGAAAGCGGCGGACAGCATTATCTATTGTATTTACCTGACATCAATGAAATCGAACAGTGGTCGGCAGGCGATCGCGTTAAACAGATCCGCATACAATTTCCGCTTGATTGGTTGCAAGTCTATTGCAAAGAGCTAGATTCATTACCAATACCACTGCGATCGCTCCTCGATCGACCTAATCCACCGCGATTTCATCGATCGGGTGGAGGTATAACACCTACCATGTTACGGGTATTAAAACAAATTGACGATGCTCCATATTCGGGTGCGATCGAACGAATCTATCTTGAAAGCAAAGTTTTAGAATTGCTAGCGTTGCAATTCAATCAGTTGGCAGAAAACGAACGAGCTATCCATCCTCTCAGTAGTCTCAAACCCGTCGAAATCGATCGCGTTTATCAAGCACGAGATATTTTGATCGGACACCTCGACAATCCCCCATCCCTACTAGACTTAGCAAGAATGGTAGGGTTGGGCGATCGCAAGCTCAGACGCGGCTTCCGAGAAATCTTTGGCATTACCGTATTCGGCTACCTGCACGACTATCGCATGGAACAGGCACGATTGCTACTGTGTGTCAATAAAATGCGGGTAGCAGATGCAGCGCAGACGGTCGGATATTCTCATTGA
- a CDS encoding AMIN domain-containing protein, with protein MKALCSCLLGFQLLNLRVLATTLVLLVAPPALAEAVNVVESRDDYPPASLSLQGGALMAQQTSSQVTAVQLQQTDKGLEVILETPDGKSLQVFPSSFGKTFVANIPNAQLAEGKTFRQENPSSGIASIAVTQQGTNSIRVTVTGTRDLPKVDVGRGDAAGFANALLP; from the coding sequence ATGAAGGCACTGTGTTCCTGTTTATTGGGTTTTCAACTACTTAATTTAAGAGTTTTGGCAACAACTCTGGTATTACTTGTTGCACCGCCAGCTTTGGCAGAAGCGGTTAACGTCGTCGAATCTAGAGATGATTACCCTCCAGCTTCGCTGTCCCTACAGGGGGGTGCTTTGATGGCACAACAAACTAGCTCCCAAGTGACTGCGGTGCAACTGCAACAAACAGATAAAGGACTGGAAGTTATTTTAGAAACACCAGATGGAAAGTCATTGCAAGTCTTTCCTAGTAGCTTTGGCAAAACCTTTGTCGCCAATATTCCCAACGCTCAACTAGCAGAAGGTAAAACTTTTCGCCAGGAAAATCCCAGCTCGGGAATTGCATCTATTGCCGTGACTCAGCAGGGGACGAATAGTATTCGAGTCACGGTGACGGGAACCAGAGATTTACCCAAGGTGGACGTGGGAAGAGGCGATGCGGCGGGCTTCGCCAATGCTCTGTTACCCTAA
- a CDS encoding TonB-dependent siderophore receptor: MVTSPGDEEQEIVVTGEQEGYSVPDASTATRTDTPLRDIPQSTQVVPRQVIEDRQITRISDAVRNVSGVTVQREYGDYSDAYNIRGFTTYDTLRNGFQGFSTIVPSNNIERVEVLKGPASILYGQFEPGGVVHYITKQPLSEPYYAAEFTAGSYDYYSPSIDFSGSLTGDRKLLYRLNTAYTSSDSFVDFVERDVFSISPTLTYRFSDATTLALSYDYIQSDGVHYDGFAPDPRFFQAPINRFTGEPDGNDDETERHEINLTFLHRFNDNLEFRSNFAVSIDRSNNSIFRPRGLEDDGRTVIRSYERNLFNDNDIYTLQNNLIAKFNTGAIAPQLLLGFDWSEDTQENVNLFLDDGEVASLDLFDPIYGTPIPTQLNGTDAEFESRIETHAIYLQDQLTLLPNLKLLVGGRYDFVDNRTITQSYRGENILSTDDITDESFYDEAFSPRIGIVYQPIEPISLYASYSRSFAPNNARTASGTPIEQMHPFSTAMTTGG, translated from the coding sequence GTGGTAACGTCACCAGGAGATGAAGAACAAGAAATCGTGGTGACAGGCGAACAAGAAGGATATAGCGTTCCAGATGCTTCGACTGCGACTAGAACCGATACCCCCTTGCGCGACATTCCCCAATCGACTCAGGTTGTACCGCGTCAGGTGATTGAAGATCGGCAAATTACCAGAATTTCAGATGCAGTACGAAATGTGTCAGGTGTCACCGTCCAAAGAGAGTATGGTGATTATTCAGATGCCTATAACATTCGCGGATTTACGACTTATGACACCCTCAGAAATGGGTTTCAAGGATTTTCTACTATCGTTCCATCTAACAATATCGAACGAGTCGAAGTATTAAAGGGACCAGCTTCCATCTTGTACGGTCAGTTTGAACCAGGTGGAGTAGTTCACTACATTACCAAACAACCCCTGAGCGAACCCTACTATGCAGCTGAATTTACTGCTGGCAGTTATGACTATTACAGCCCTTCAATCGATTTTTCTGGTTCATTAACGGGGGATCGAAAGCTTCTATATCGCTTAAATACTGCTTACACTAGTTCTGACAGTTTTGTTGACTTTGTGGAGCGAGATGTATTTTCGATTTCCCCCACTTTGACCTACAGATTTAGCGATGCCACGACACTAGCATTAAGCTATGATTATATTCAATCGGATGGTGTTCATTATGATGGTTTCGCCCCCGATCCGCGATTTTTTCAGGCTCCTATCAATCGATTCACAGGGGAACCTGATGGTAATGACGATGAGACAGAAAGACACGAAATTAATTTAACATTCTTACATCGCTTTAACGACAATTTAGAGTTTCGCAGTAATTTCGCTGTCTCAATCGATCGCTCTAACAACTCTATTTTTCGACCGAGGGGACTTGAGGATGATGGTCGTACTGTAATTCGGTCTTACGAGCGCAATCTTTTTAATGACAATGACATCTACACTTTGCAAAATAACCTAATTGCAAAATTCAATACAGGAGCGATCGCGCCTCAGCTTTTACTAGGCTTTGATTGGTCAGAGGATACCCAAGAAAATGTGAATTTGTTTCTTGATGACGGAGAAGTTGCATCGCTCGATTTATTCGATCCTATTTATGGTACGCCAATTCCAACTCAACTCAATGGCACTGACGCTGAGTTTGAAAGTAGAATAGAAACCCATGCTATTTATCTACAAGACCAATTAACTTTACTACCAAATCTGAAACTCTTAGTCGGTGGCAGATATGATTTTGTTGATAACCGCACAATTACTCAATCTTATAGAGGCGAAAATATCCTTTCCACCGACGACATCACTGATGAATCATTTTATGATGAAGCATTTTCACCCCGTATCGGCATAGTTTATCAACCCATCGAACCGATTTCGCTTTATGCTAGCTACAGTCGTTCTTTTGCGCCAAATAACGCTCGGACAGCCAGCGGCACACCCATAGAGCAGATGCATCCATTTTCTACCGCCATGACAACTGGCGGGTAG
- a CDS encoding IS1096 element passenger TnpR family protein: MSDSEQLAIYQLQIVILGISPMIWRRVKIRSDSTIADLRYIIQIAMGLYTARYLVSYILNAIDYFTARAKNSQLVALTH; encoded by the coding sequence ATGTCAGATTCTGAGCAACTTGCCATCTACCAACTTCAGATTGTTATCCTGGGCATCAGTCCCATGATTTGGCGTAGGGTAAAGATCCGCAGTGACAGCACAATCGCCGATTTGCGTTACATTATCCAGATAGCAATGGGATTGTATACCGCACGTTATTTGGTAAGTTACATCTTAAATGCCATCGACTATTTCACTGCCCGTGCCAAGAACAGCCAACTCGTAGCTTTAACCCATTAG
- a CDS encoding aspartate aminotransferase family protein produces the protein MKTTALENQSRQQTYLEQFIMRYTERTKTSKQLAQTYRPFLADERGTEDFSFPFKEMTYPIASKRAAGSRMWDVDGNEYIDLVMGLGVNLFGYNPPFIQAALTEQLEQGIQLGSQLEFVGEVAELFCELTRMERVAFSNTGTEAIMTAIRLARTVTGRNKVAIFSHSYHGHSDQTLVQAETVDDNLHSVPIYPGIPPSAAEDILVLDFMHPRSLDEIAARRQELAAVLVSPIQRQRPDRDPRMFLHQLRQLTAESGIALIFDEVVTGFRLHPGGAQAFFDVAADLAVYGKIVGGGMPIGAVAGKATYMDRIDGGMWNYGDASYPQANQTLFAGTFRKHPLAIAAARAVLQYLKSQGSTLQEQLAHRTSQFIAELNAYFATKAVPLRMANFSSIIGPATSGISASFESLMLLNYNLIDRGVLLLPGGGGYLSAAHTDEDIVRIVQVFKDSVEELQNLGLLLQ, from the coding sequence ATGAAAACAACAGCCCTAGAGAACCAGTCCCGCCAGCAAACGTATTTGGAGCAATTCATCATGCGTTACACCGAGCGCACAAAAACATCAAAACAACTGGCGCAGACCTATCGCCCCTTTTTAGCTGACGAGCGAGGAACGGAAGATTTCAGTTTTCCCTTTAAAGAAATGACCTATCCAATCGCTAGCAAACGTGCTGCGGGTTCCAGAATGTGGGATGTCGATGGGAATGAATATATAGATCTCGTCATGGGATTAGGAGTCAATCTCTTTGGCTACAATCCTCCCTTTATTCAAGCAGCTCTGACAGAGCAGCTAGAGCAAGGCATACAACTCGGTTCCCAACTAGAGTTTGTGGGTGAGGTGGCAGAGCTATTTTGCGAACTAACGCGGATGGAACGAGTCGCCTTTAGTAATACAGGCACAGAAGCAATCATGACTGCAATCCGTTTAGCACGAACAGTCACAGGTCGCAACAAAGTTGCAATATTTTCACATTCCTATCACGGTCATAGCGATCAAACGCTGGTTCAAGCAGAAACGGTAGATGACAATCTGCATTCAGTGCCAATTTATCCAGGTATACCACCCAGTGCTGCCGAGGATATTTTAGTTTTAGATTTTATGCATCCGCGATCGCTCGATGAGATCGCAGCTCGTCGCCAAGAATTAGCAGCTGTGTTAGTGAGTCCGATCCAAAGACAAAGACCAGATCGAGATCCCCGCATGTTTCTCCACCAACTAAGGCAATTAACCGCAGAATCGGGAATAGCGTTAATCTTTGATGAAGTCGTGACTGGCTTTCGCCTGCATCCAGGTGGCGCTCAGGCTTTTTTTGATGTGGCAGCAGATTTAGCCGTATATGGAAAAATCGTTGGTGGCGGGATGCCAATTGGAGCCGTCGCTGGTAAGGCTACTTACATGGATCGCATCGATGGTGGGATGTGGAATTATGGAGATGCTTCCTATCCTCAAGCGAATCAGACATTATTTGCAGGGACTTTTCGCAAACATCCACTGGCGATCGCGGCTGCACGAGCTGTTCTTCAATATCTCAAGTCGCAAGGATCGACTCTGCAAGAGCAATTAGCTCACCGCACGTCACAATTTATTGCTGAATTGAATGCTTACTTTGCCACCAAAGCAGTACCGCTCCGCATGGCAAATTTCAGCTCGATTATCGGTCCTGCGACTTCGGGAATTTCTGCATCGTTTGAGAGTCTGATGTTGTTGAATTATAACTTAATCGACAGAGGGGTTCTGCTTCTACCTGGAGGAGGAGGATACTTATCCGCAGCCCATACTGATGAAGATATAGTTCGCATTGTGCAGGTTTTTAAGGATAGTGTAGAGGAACTCCAAAATCTAGGTCTGTTGCTTCAGTAG
- a CDS encoding non-ribosomal peptide synthetase, which translates to MQPEIIEGYRLSPQQKHLWLLQQSDRQTYRTQFALLIEGNLDIKVLEIALQKVVARHEILRTNFCCLPGMTIPLQVIGDRSTVSIQYEICKDANIQKVFIERLKTSLDLTQSSLLDISLINLSSRQDILLISLPSLCADRATIDNFVRELSHLYIACLDDKELSDELTQYVDISEWQNELFEAEDTKVGVEYWCKQDLFNALSLKLPIENRLKQKAEFKPQYLSFKIDSDLLGQLEAIAQKYDCSISDFLLTCWLVILWRFTRQEKITLGRAFDGRKYEELERSLGLLEKYLPLSCHLNDRSQFQEILKQVEQATVEIEQWQEYFSWENVKLEQNDPSLAFFPICFDFWQQPQKYYTDEIAFAVIQQYVCCDRFNLKLSCLLQDASLTAEFHYDSTLFDTAAIERLSSHFQTLLASAVNCPEAEIGQLEILSPSDRNTLLVEFNQTLTDYSQERCIHQLFEAQATQTPNNIAVVFEDRQLTYAELNKQANQLAHRLQRLGVTSEVLVGLFVERSLEFIVGLLGILKAGGAYLPLDPGLPQDGVAFRLQDAQVKVLLTQQHLVESLPQSTAQIVYLDTDWHDIATESDKNLTSEVKPENLVYVLFTSGSTGKPKGVAVEHRQLLNYINAIAQRLDFSTCNSFAAVSTFAADLGNTTIFPCLCSGGCLHVISSERAANPEALADYFHRHPIDCLKIVPSHLSALLTASRPEQILPRQRLILGGEACSWQLIEQIQQLSTCQIFNHYGPTEATVGATTFAIAAEQTKQVSQTVPLGRPLANTQIYLLDPNLQPVPIGVPGELYIGGAGVARGYLNRPDLTQERFIPNPFWESRESESREQGVQGERNLKSLHPTPHTPHPTPLYKTGDLARYLPDGNIEFLGRIDRQVKIHGFRIELGEIEAALRQHPAIRETVVVAREDRPDIKHLVACIVPEKQSAPTTSELREFLQQQLPEYMVPSAFVKLKAMPLLPNGKVDLQALPAAEAIAPETDTFAAPRTTVEKMLAEIWQQILGLEQVGIYNNFFELGGDSILNMQVVAKANQAGLQLTPKQLFENQTIAELAAAVGKHQAISAEQGIVTGRVPLTPIQQRFFAQNLPDSHHWNQSVLLEVRIDPALMRQTVQKIVEYHDALRLRFVRQESVWQQFNADFDGIETFTQIDLSALSPAEQREAIASAANEIQASLDLSSGSLIRVAFFDLGASQPSRLLIVIHHLAVDGVSWRILLSDLQTVYQQLSQGETIQLPPKTTAFKHWAERLTDYARSPALQQELEYWLAVTRQQITRLPLDFPDGENTVAQARTVAIALSREETQALLQEVPAAAQTQMGDVLLAALAPALKQWTGANSHIIDLEGHGREAIFDDIDLSRTVGWFTTIFPVLLDLGTANDLGDTLKTVKQQLRAIPNRGIGYGVLRYLSGSQLGSQAEIQFNYLGQSDRVFQSSLFAPAYESCGSGRSPQGSRAYLLDINGIVAEGQLQLDWTYSEAIHRRATIENLANSFLGILRQLIAYCQSLKAIGSKSANLPEVVPAASKITAAVLKAEAVLDAAIRPDTSFQPTDDISSQELEPGRSPLAPLNKGGSSPLAPLVKGGSSPLAPLNKGGWGDLISHSQKTHRIFLTGATGFLGAFLLYELLQQTDAEIYCLVRAANLESGKQKIQNNLASYLLWHESLSDRIIPVIGDLSQPLLGLADKQFQLLASAIDVIYHNGAAINLVYPYSALKATNVLGTQEVLRLASLTKVKPVHYISTLSVLSANDRTETRNMRELYECDRHHIPSFGYAQTKWVAEKLVATAHHRGIPACIYRLGRISGDSKTGVCNTNDRLYRTIKGIIQLGYAPALDTTVDMTPVDYLSKAIVHLSQQEKSRDRVFHLCHPHPWRWFELTNWMRSFGYPLQPIDYNQFQAELLNEKMSPDNPLYPLIPFFSDRDETESSSSTPASERNMVEELAEIPIACPPIDPQLLNNYFSYLIQSGFLDAPHSNSRLRA; encoded by the coding sequence ATGCAACCAGAAATCATCGAAGGTTATCGACTTTCCCCGCAACAAAAGCATTTATGGCTGTTACAGCAAAGCGATCGCCAAACTTATCGCACTCAATTTGCTCTCTTAATCGAGGGAAATTTAGATATAAAAGTTTTAGAGATAGCTTTACAAAAAGTCGTTGCCCGACATGAAATTTTACGGACAAATTTTTGTTGTTTACCTGGAATGACAATTCCGCTTCAGGTTATCGGCGATCGCAGTACAGTATCTATTCAATACGAAATTTGTAAAGATGCCAATATTCAAAAGGTTTTTATTGAACGACTCAAAACGTCCTTGGATTTAACACAAAGCTCGCTTTTAGATATATCTTTAATCAACTTGTCTTCACGGCAAGATATATTGCTCATTAGCCTTCCATCTCTCTGTGCAGATCGTGCAACTATTGATAATTTTGTGCGCGAACTTAGCCATTTGTATATAGCTTGTTTGGACGACAAAGAATTATCTGACGAACTCACGCAATATGTAGATATCTCTGAATGGCAAAACGAGCTGTTTGAAGCAGAAGATACTAAAGTAGGAGTAGAATATTGGTGCAAGCAAGACTTATTTAATGCTTTAAGCTTAAAGTTACCCATTGAAAATAGATTAAAACAGAAAGCAGAATTTAAACCGCAGTACCTGAGTTTCAAAATTGATTCAGATTTATTAGGTCAACTTGAAGCAATCGCACAAAAATACGATTGTTCTATTTCTGATTTCTTATTGACTTGTTGGCTGGTTATATTATGGCGTTTTACTAGGCAAGAGAAGATTACGCTCGGTCGAGCTTTTGACGGTCGTAAATACGAAGAATTAGAGCGATCGCTAGGATTGCTAGAAAAGTATTTACCGCTATCTTGTCATTTAAACGATCGCTCTCAATTTCAGGAAATCTTAAAACAAGTCGAACAAGCGACAGTAGAAATCGAGCAATGGCAAGAATATTTTAGCTGGGAAAATGTAAAGCTAGAACAAAACGATCCCAGCTTGGCATTTTTTCCAATTTGTTTTGATTTTTGGCAACAGCCGCAGAAATATTACACTGATGAAATTGCATTTGCTGTCATTCAGCAATACGTCTGTTGCGATCGCTTCAATCTTAAACTATCTTGCTTGCTTCAAGATGCCTCTTTGACCGCAGAATTTCATTACGATTCAACTTTATTTGACACAGCAGCGATCGAACGCTTATCCAGCCATTTTCAAACATTGTTAGCGAGTGCTGTCAATTGTCCAGAAGCAGAAATTGGTCAGCTAGAAATCTTGAGTCCAAGCGATCGCAACACATTATTAGTTGAATTCAACCAAACCCTAACCGACTATTCACAAGAGCGATGCATTCACCAACTTTTCGAGGCACAAGCAACGCAAACACCAAATAATATTGCTGTTGTCTTTGAAGATCGACAACTCACCTACGCCGAACTCAACAAGCAAGCTAACCAACTCGCGCATCGCCTCCAGCGATTGGGAGTAACGTCAGAGGTACTAGTAGGACTATTTGTCGAGCGATCGCTAGAATTCATCGTAGGACTTTTAGGCATCCTCAAAGCTGGTGGCGCATATCTGCCTCTAGATCCTGGCTTACCGCAAGATGGCGTAGCCTTCCGGTTGCAAGACGCTCAAGTCAAGGTGCTGTTAACTCAACAACATCTCGTCGAATCGCTGCCTCAATCCACGGCGCAAATCGTCTATTTGGACACTGATTGGCACGACATTGCGACTGAAAGCGATAAAAATCTCACCAGTGAGGTGAAACCAGAGAATTTAGTCTACGTGCTATTTACTTCTGGCTCGACAGGCAAACCCAAGGGAGTTGCAGTTGAGCATCGGCAACTACTTAACTATATAAACGCGATCGCCCAAAGACTAGACTTTTCTACCTGTAATAGCTTTGCTGCTGTTTCCACCTTTGCCGCCGACTTAGGCAACACGACAATCTTCCCTTGTCTGTGTAGTGGTGGCTGTCTCCACGTAATTTCCTCCGAACGTGCTGCCAACCCAGAGGCACTAGCAGACTATTTCCATCGCCATCCTATTGACTGTCTCAAGATCGTTCCTTCTCACCTCAGCGCCTTACTCACAGCTTCTCGCCCAGAACAAATCTTACCGCGACAGCGACTCATTTTAGGTGGCGAAGCTTGTAGCTGGCAACTCATCGAGCAGATTCAGCAATTATCAACGTGCCAAATCTTTAACCACTATGGTCCAACAGAAGCTACTGTAGGTGCAACCACCTTTGCGATCGCAGCAGAACAAACCAAACAAGTTTCTCAGACTGTGCCTCTGGGTCGTCCGCTTGCCAACACGCAGATCTATCTACTCGATCCGAATCTGCAACCAGTACCCATTGGCGTACCTGGTGAACTCTACATCGGTGGCGCTGGCGTAGCGAGGGGCTACCTCAACCGCCCAGATTTGACGCAAGAACGATTTATTCCCAATCCTTTTTGGGAGAGTCGGGAGTCAGAAAGCAGGGAGCAGGGAGTGCAGGGAGAAAGAAATTTAAAATCCCTACACCCTACACCCCACACCCCACACCCCACACCCCTCTATAAAACTGGGGACTTGGCTCGTTACCTACCTGATGGAAATATTGAATTTCTGGGACGGATTGATCGCCAGGTCAAAATTCATGGTTTCCGTATTGAGTTAGGGGAAATTGAGGCGGCGCTGAGGCAACATCCTGCGATACGGGAGACTGTAGTTGTAGCGCGAGAAGATCGACCGGACATCAAGCATTTGGTTGCCTGTATCGTACCGGAAAAACAGTCTGCTCCCACAACTAGCGAATTACGAGAATTTTTACAGCAGCAATTGCCCGAGTACATGGTTCCGTCAGCTTTCGTCAAACTGAAAGCAATGCCGCTTTTACCCAATGGTAAAGTGGATCTTCAAGCACTGCCAGCAGCAGAGGCGATCGCACCGGAAACAGACACGTTTGCCGCACCCCGCACCACTGTCGAGAAAATGCTGGCTGAGATTTGGCAGCAGATTCTCGGATTGGAGCAGGTAGGAATCTACAATAACTTTTTTGAGCTGGGTGGAGATTCTATCTTGAATATGCAGGTGGTTGCCAAAGCTAACCAAGCGGGTTTGCAACTGACCCCAAAACAACTGTTTGAAAATCAAACAATTGCCGAATTAGCAGCAGCAGTTGGCAAACACCAAGCGATCTCAGCCGAACAGGGAATCGTGACGGGTCGAGTTCCCCTAACTCCGATTCAACAGCGATTTTTTGCGCAAAATCTACCTGACTCGCACCACTGGAATCAATCCGTTTTGCTGGAAGTGCGAATCGACCCAGCACTGATGAGACAGACAGTGCAGAAAATAGTTGAGTATCACGACGCTCTCCGCTTGCGCTTCGTTCGCCAAGAGTCTGTCTGGCAGCAGTTTAATGCTGACTTTGACGGAATAGAGACGTTTACCCAAATCGATTTGTCGGCATTGTCACCCGCAGAGCAAAGGGAAGCGATCGCCTCTGCTGCTAACGAAATCCAAGCTAGCCTAGATCTATCATCGGGTTCCCTAATACGGGTAGCTTTTTTCGATCTGGGTGCTAGTCAGCCTAGCCGCTTGCTGATAGTCATTCACCATTTAGCCGTTGATGGTGTGTCGTGGCGCATATTACTCTCAGACCTCCAGACTGTTTACCAACAGCTTAGCCAAGGTGAAACAATCCAGTTACCACCCAAAACCACTGCATTCAAACATTGGGCAGAGCGATTGACAGATTACGCGCGATCGCCAGCACTGCAACAAGAACTAGAATACTGGCTCGCAGTAACTCGGCAACAAATAACTCGCCTACCGCTCGATTTTCCTGACGGCGAGAACACGGTAGCTCAGGCTCGTACTGTCGCGATCGCCTTGAGTCGAGAAGAAACCCAAGCTTTATTGCAGGAAGTACCAGCAGCCGCTCAAACCCAAATGGGTGATGTGTTGCTGGCAGCACTAGCGCCAGCTTTGAAACAGTGGACGGGCGCAAACTCACACATCATCGATTTAGAGGGACACGGTAGGGAAGCAATTTTTGACGATATCGATCTATCGCGCACTGTGGGCTGGTTTACTACCATCTTTCCGGTATTGCTGGACTTAGGCACAGCGAACGATCTAGGTGATACCTTAAAAACAGTCAAACAACAACTGCGAGCTATTCCCAATCGCGGGATTGGTTATGGCGTGCTGCGCTACCTCAGTGGCTCGCAACTAGGATCTCAAGCGGAGATCCAATTTAACTATCTGGGACAGTCCGATCGAGTCTTCCAATCGTCTCTGTTTGCCCCAGCTTACGAGTCTTGCGGTTCGGGACGCAGCCCCCAGGGAAGCAGAGCCTACTTACTAGATATTAACGGTATTGTGGCTGAAGGTCAGTTACAACTGGATTGGACTTACAGCGAAGCAATTCATCGCCGAGCCACAATTGAAAATTTGGCAAACAGTTTTTTGGGAATATTGCGCCAGCTCATCGCCTATTGTCAGTCCCTCAAAGCTATAGGATCCAAATCTGCTAACTTACCGGAAGTAGTACCTGCTGCTAGTAAAATAACTGCTGCCGTTTTAAAAGCTGAGGCTGTACTCGATGCCGCAATTCGTCCTGATACATCTTTTCAGCCTACAGATGATATTAGTTCACAAGAACTAGAACCTGGAAGATCCCCCCTAGCCCCCCTTAACAAGGGGGGTTCTTCCCCTCTAGCCCCCCTTGTTAAGGGGGGTTCTTCCCCTCTAGCCCCCCTTAACAAGGGGGGTTGGGGGGATCTCATTAGCCACAGTCAAAAAACACATCGAATCTTTTTAACTGGAGCGACAGGATTTCTAGGAGCTTTTTTACTCTACGAGTTACTACAGCAGACCGATGCTGAGATTTATTGCTTGGTACGTGCCGCCAATCTTGAATCGGGCAAACAGAAGATTCAAAACAATTTGGCATCCTATTTGCTTTGGCATGAGTCTTTGAGCGATCGCATCATCCCTGTTATCGGAGATCTATCGCAACCACTTTTAGGTCTTGCTGACAAGCAGTTTCAATTGCTGGCAAGTGCGATCGATGTCATTTACCACAATGGCGCGGCGATTAATTTGGTTTATCCCTACTCTGCCCTTAAAGCAACTAACGTGCTGGGAACTCAGGAAGTTTTGCGACTGGCAAGCCTAACCAAAGTTAAGCCAGTACACTACATTTCAACTCTCAGCGTGTTGTCCGCCAACGATCGCACTGAAACTAGAAATATGCGAGAACTGTACGAGTGCGATCGCCACCACATACCATCTTTTGGCTACGCTCAAACGAAATGGGTAGCAGAAAAGTTAGTTGCAACTGCCCACCACCGAGGTATTCCTGCTTGCATTTACCGCTTAGGACGAATTTCGGGGGATAGCAAAACGGGTGTCTGTAATACCAACGATCGCCTCTACAGAACGATCAAAGGCATTATCCAACTGGGATACGCGCCCGCTCTCGATACAACCGTAGACATGACTCCTGTAGATTATCTCAGCAAAGCGATCGTTCATTTATCGCAGCAGGAAAAATCTCGCGATCGCGTATTTCACCTCTGTCATCCCCATCCCTGGCGCTGGTTCGAGCTAACGAACTGGATGCGATCGTTTGGCTATCCACTTCAACCAATTGATTACAACCAGTTTCAAGCAGAGCTACTTAACGAAAAAATGTCCCCAGACAATCCCCTGTATCCACTCATACCTTTTTTTAGCGATCGCGACGAAACAGAATCTTCTAGCTCAACTCCAGCATCCGAGCGAAACATGGTGGAAGAACTTGCAGAAATCCCGATTGCGTGTCCGCCCATAGATCCCCAGTTACTCAATAATTACTTTTCCTACCTGATTCAAAGCGGTTTTCTCGATGCTCCTCATAGCAATTCTCGACTGCGTGCGTGA